The stretch of DNA CTCGTGAGAGCGGCGAGGCGTTGCAGGGCTTCACCCTCGAACGGCAGGACCGGGCAGAGCCAGACGAAGCCGCACCCGTCCCGGTCGGGATCGAGCGGTCCGTCGGGGAGCGAGGGCTTGGCCCAGTAGCAGCTCGTCAGGTTCGCGCCGTCGCTGTAGCCGTCGAGCCCCGACTGGTGGCGCGGTGCCGCGGCGTCGGGCCCCTCAAGGCCAAGGGACTCCGAGACCGGCAGCAGGGCCTGGATGGCGATGGCCCTCTTGGAATCGTAGAGCATCTTATGGGCCGCCCGCACCGTGACGGTCGCCGCCCAGGCGCCGAGGGCCTCGGGGGTCGTGGCCTCAAGCGGAGCCTCGCGGGCGATCGTCACCGAGGCGACCTGCTTGGCGCCGTCCCACAGGAAGGCGTCGTGGCTATCGATCACCTGGTCGCGCACCAGCCCGCGCAGGACATCCACGAAGGCGGGCAGCCGCTCGGGCGGGCCGATTTCGCAGGTGATGTAGCCGGCATGCGGGGTGTTCGGCGCCAGCCCGAGCCGCCCCGACAGCACACAGCCGAACGAGGATTGGCTGAACAGGCCCTCGATCAGCGGGCCGGCCGGCCGGCCATGAATCGCCGCGAGGCGGTCGGCCTCGAAGCGGCCGAAGCCGGTACGCAGGCGCTCGCCGGTGGTCAGCGCCACGTCGAGGTCCCAGAGCTGCCCGAACCGATCGCCGAACAGCCCCGTCCCCTCCCCCCGTCGAGGGCGTTGGCGAGCACGCTGGCATCCGGCGGTCCGCCGAAGGCCGGAACGTGCCAGTCGGCCTCTCGCGCCCGGAGGGCGGCGTCGAGCTGCCGGAAGGTGACCCCCGGTTCGATGCGGACTGAGCCATGGGCGAGGTCGATGTCGAGGATGCGGTCGAGGCGCGACAGGTCGAGCATCACGGCATCGCTGACCGGGGCGCGGGACCCGAGCCCCCAGGCCCGCCCACGGCTCACCGGATGCAGCGGGCAGCCGGACACGCCTGCCAGGCCGAGGCAGGCCAGGGCTTCCTCGGCATTGCCCGGGCGCAGGACTGCCAAGGCCCGCCCCGGCCACGGGAACGTGAGGCGGCGCCAGTCGGCGGCGTCCACCGCCGACCTGACGTGATCGCGCCCGACGACGGCCGTGCAGGCCTCCAGGAAGTTGCCCGCGCGCATGCCGTCGGGCACATCGCCGTCGTTCTTGGTCATGGCGGTCGCGGCTCGGACGTCCAGGAGAGTCAGGGCTGTTCGGGGCAGACGGTAACCGTGACGGTCCAGGCCGGCGAGCGGAAATTACCGCGAGACGCCGGCTTCGGCCGACCAGGAGGCGGCGTGCTGATCTCACCTTGGCTGCCATCGATCTGATCTCTGATTTTGGATGACAGATGAGCGGCTGGAATGGCGGGCCGCTGAACCGCCCCGGTTTTCCCGGAGGCTCCAACTTCCTGAGAGCCTGTTTAAGCAAAGCGATTTGACACAAACTGAGAAAAATCAGGAGATATCCCACCATTCCACCTCATCCTGAGGTGTTGGCGATCAGAGATCGCACGCGATCGCAGATCGACTGACCTCGAAGGAGGGCTCCAGAAGCCTCGGCGATCCCTGGAGCCCTCCTTCGAGGCTCACTTCGTTCGCACCTCAGGATGAGGTTAGAGGGTAGGATGATCCCGCCCGCCTCAAGTCTTGGGTAGAATTCCTGCTCAAACAGGCTCTGAGGTGGAAGGATAGGATGTCTCCTCATTCCTTTCAGCTTTGGTTAGACCGATCCACTCAAACAGGTTCTCACTTGCCGTCCTCGTAGCCGGCACCGACCGCGTCTTTTCGCCAAGTTCGCGCCCGACCCGGCCGAACAGCATCGGATCCTGGTCGAAAACCCGGCCCGCGTCTCCGGGCTGCCATCCGCCGACCGGCTCATGCCGGCTGCTGCACCGGGACGCTCTGTGGCCGAAACCCGGCTGCCCCCCTGGCTCGAGGCGGGTGCGCGCTCGTCGAGACCTGATGCCAATCGCCGATGCGACCGGGTCGGGAGCTTGACCGGGCAGCGCAAGCGACTTGCTCCCGGAGTTCCGTCTCGCTTCACGACGCGACCGAGACGAAGCGCTGCTGGCGGAACGCCATCACGCCCTCCTGGCCGCCCTCAAGACCGAAACCGCTGTCCTTCACGCCGCCGAACGGCGTCTCCGGGAACGACGCCGACCAGTGGTTGACCGCCAGGGTTCCCGCCTGGACCTCGCGGCCCAGGCGCTCAGCCGCCGCGAGGCTGCTGGTGAACGCGTAGGCGGCAAGTCCCAGGCTCAGGCGGTTCGCCTCGGCGATCGCCGCGTCGAGACCAGCGCAGGGCGCGAGGACCGCCAGGGGGCCGAAAGGCTCCTCGTGCCAGGCCCGCGCCTCCGGTCCGAGATCCGTCAGCACGGCGGGCGCCTGCCAGAAGCCCGGTCCCTCGGGCGCGCTCCCCTCGCTCAGCGTCGCCCGCGGCCGGGCATCGGCTAGGAGGGCCCGGATCGCGGCGGCGCGGCGGGCATTCTGGAGCGGGCCCATCTGCGTGCCCGCCGCGAAGGGATCGCCGACCTTCAGCGCCTGCGCCGCGCCCACGAAGGCATCGGCGAAGCGGCGATAGGCGGGCGCCTCGACGAGGAAGCGGGTCGGGGAGGTGCAGACCTGGCCGCCATTGCGGTACTTCGCCGCCGCGCCGGCCCGGGCGACCGCTTCGACGTCGCAATCGGCCAGCACGATCACCGGCGCATGGCCGCCGAGCTCCATCACCATCCGCTTCATCGTCGCGGCGCAGAGCGCGGCGAGGTCCTTGCCCACCGACGTGCCCCCGGTGAAGGAGAGCATCCGCAGGCGGGGATCCGTGGCGAGCCTGCGCCCGATGGCGGGCGGGTCCCCGAACACCAGGTTGAGGACGCCGGGCGGCAGGCCGGCCTCCGCGAAGGCGCGGGCAAGGATCAGGCCCGAGGCGGGCGTCGCCTCCGACGGCTTGAGGACGATCGAGCACCCCGCGCCGAGCGCACCGGCTATCTTGCGCGCCGGGGTGATCGCCGGCGCGTTCCAGCCCGCGATGGCGCCGACCGGCCCGACCGGCTCGGAGAATGCGGTCAGGCGCAGTCCGGACGTTCTCGGCGGGATGTCGCGGCCGTAGAGACGGCGGCCCTCCTCGGCGGCCCAGTCTATCATCTCGCAGGCCGTCTCGGCCTCCGCCTCGGCCTGCGCGAGGGGCTTGCCGAGTTCGAGCGCGATCAGCCCGGCCCAGTCGCGCCTGTGCGCCCGCAGCCAGCCGGCAGCGGCGCGCAGGATGCGGCCGCGCGCGAGGGCCGGCGTGTCGCGCCAGCCCGGGAAGGCGTCGTGCGCGGCCTCGATGGCGCGGTCGAGGTCGGCCTCGTCCGCCACGGGCAGGTGTCCGAGCACCCGCTCGGTGCCCGGATCGACGACCGGCACGGTCGGGCGCTCCTCCGCCCCGATCCAGCGGCCCCCGACGACGAGGGCGAGCGCCGGATAGGCCGCCTCGGCGTCGCGGCGGGCGTTCGGGCCCGGCGCGCCGGTCACGGCCGGCGCTCCGACAGGATGCGGTCGAGCACCGGACGCAGATGCCCGAGGAAGCCCTCCGGGTCCTCGCTCATCGGGAAATGGCCGATCCCCGGCATGATCACCGCCTCCGAGCCCCGGATGCTGGCGGCGGCCGCCCGGGTGTCGTCGGGGGTGCAGCTGTAGTCGTATTCCCCGGTCAGGAGGTGGACCGGGCACCGCGCGGTGTCGATCTCCGACAAGCGCCCCCGGATGTCGCCATCGACCTTGTAGAAGTAGAGGTCTCCCTTGAAGACCCCCGGTCCACCCTGCATGTAGTGCCAGAGCGTCTCCCAGCGGTTCTCGTCGCTGGCGGCCGGCCCGATCAGGCCCGAGACCACGGCGGCCGAGACCTCGCCGTGGACGTCGGGGCGGTGGAGCCACTGCGTGTCGTAGTAGGGCGCGACGTGGCCGCCGGATTGCAGGCCGATCACCGCCCCGAACCGCTCGGGGTGATCGAGGGCGAGGTGGAGCACGATGCGGCCGCCGATCGAGCAGCCCATCGCCACCGGCCGGTCGAGGCCGAGCGCGTCGGCGACGCCCAGGATGACGTCGGCGTAGTCGCGCGAGGTGAGGCGGTACTCCGTCTCCTCGTGCCAGCCCGCCGGCGGCGAGGACTTGCCGTGCCAGGGCAGGTCGAAGGCGATGACCCGGAACCGCGACAGGATCCCCGGATCGTTCATGACGCCGCGCCATTGCCGGCTGTCGCTGCCCGCGGTGTGGAGGCAGAGGAGCGGCACGCCCTCCCCGGCCTCCTCGACGTAGACCCGGTGCGGCTTGCCGAGGAGATCGACGCGCAGGTAGCGGCCGGTGATCGGCTCGTAGACGGGCGCGCTCATGCGGGGCTCCTCGGCGCGCCGAGCACGCCCTTGAAGTAGAACAGGTTGGCCATGAAGGGATGCATGTCGCCCTCGACCGCGAGGCGCCCGAACCGGATCATCGCGAAGAGGTCGTGGAAGCCCGGGGGCGGCGACGGCGACCAGAAGGTCCGCCAGCTCTCGGCCGAGGCGCGCAGGGCGAAGGTCCAGCGCGCCATGACGAAGGGCCCTTTGCGCACCTCGTCGACGCGCCCGTCGCGGATGCGCACGAGCCAGCTCTCCTCCCCGACCCCGATGAGGAAGGTCGTGTCGACGAAGCGGCCGCGATGGACGAGGCGCTCATCCGCGTTCACCCGCTCGGCGAGGTGGTCGATCATGGTGTCTCCCCGGTCATCGGATCTCCGATCCTGGTGTCCTCACGTACCCGCACGACGGCGTCGACCGCGACGACGCCCTCGCCCTTGCGCCGCACGACGAGCGGGTTGATCTCGGCCTCGACGATCTCGGGGCCGCAGGCCGAGAGGGCGACGATGGCGTCCGCGAGGGCGTCGAGGTCGCCGCGCTCCCGGCCGCGATAGCCGGCGAGCGCCCGCAGCGCCTTGACCTCGTCGATCATGGCGACCGCCTCGCGGCGGTCGACGGGGCCGAGGCGCAGGCTGCGGTCCTGATGGATCTCCGCCAGGATCCCGCCGGCCGCCAGCATCACGACGAGGCCCGCCTCCGCGTCGCGGTGCACGCTCAGCAGCACCTCGCCGAGCCCGGAGGCCATCGCCTGGACCAGCAGCCGCTCGACCGCGAGGCCGGGGCGCGCCCGGGATACCCGCCCGGCGATGCCGGCGGCGGCGTCCCGGAAGGCGCCGTCGTCGCGAATGCCGAGGGCGACGCCGCCGAGCTCGGTCTTGTGCAGCACCTCGGCCGAGAGCAGCTTGACCGCTACCGGATAGCCGATCGGCGACGCCGTCGCCCCGGCCTCCACCACGGCGTGGGCGGCGACCGGGAGGCCGAGGCGGGCGAGCACCGCGTAGCCCGCGGCCTCGTCGAGGAGGCGCGGCTCTCCGCTTGCCTGTCCTGCCTGGGGAGGAAGGGCCTTGGCGGGGCGCCGCCCGAACACCGCCGCGATCGCGTCGCCGCAGGCTTCCGGCGTGCGGAAGGACGGGATCCCCGCCTCGGCAAGATGCGCGAGCGCCTGCGGCGCGTCCGGGGCCGCGAAGGCCACGAGCGGGCGCGCCGCAGCCGTCGCCGCCGCGGTGATCGCCGGCACCAGCAAGTCGGGCTGGAAGCGGGCCGAGGAGCCGGCCACCGCGACCACGAGGTCGAATTCCGGCGCCGCCAGGAGGGTGTCCAGCGCCGCCGACATGACCGCCGGGCGGGTACCGGCGAGCGTGAGATCGAGGATCCGGCCGCGCGGCGCGACCACGCCGCGCTCGTTCAGCCGCGCCATCGTGGCCTCGCTCGGCACCGCGGCCTCGATGCCGCGCAGGCCGAGCTGGTCGACCACCATCGCGGCGCCGCCGCCGGTGGTCGTCACCACCGCCACCTTCGGCCGCAGCGGCCGCTCCGGGACGCCGACCCGGCGGACCAGCGGGATGCCCTCGATCAGGCCCTCGAGGGTCTCGACCCGGGCGATGCCGCAATCGCGCAGGAAGGCGTCGGCAATCCCGTCCTCGCCCGCGATGGCGCCGGTATGGGATTGCGACAGCTCCGCTCCCTGCGCCGACCGGCCGAGCTTGTAGGCGATGACCGGCTTGCCGCGCGCCGCCGCGGCGACCGCGAAGCGCCGGATGTCGGCGCCGTGGGTGATCGTCTCGAGGAACAGCGCGTAGGCCTCGATCGCCGGGTCGTCGAGGGTCGCCGCGCAGATCTCGCCGAGGCTGAGATCGACCTCCGAGCCGGTCGAGACGAACCCCGCGAAGCCGAGGCCCTTGGCGAGGCCGCGCGACAGGATCGCGCCGATCATGCTGCCCGAATGCGAGGCGACGAACACGCTCCCGCGCCGGATCTCGGGCTCCGCGAAGGCGCCGTTGGCCGTCAGGCTCAGGCCCGTCGCGACGTTGACGATGCCGATGCTGTTCGGCCCGAGGAGGCGGGTCGGCCCGCCGGCGAGGATCCGGCGCAACTCGGCCTCGCGGGCGCGCCCCGCCTCACCCTCCTCGGCAAAGCCCCCGGCG from Methylobacterium aquaticum encodes:
- a CDS encoding FAD-binding oxidoreductase; its protein translation is MTKNDGDVPDGMRAGNFLEACTAVVGRDHVRSAVDAADWRRLTFPWPGRALAVLRPGNAEEALACLGLAGVSGCPLHPVSRGRAWGLGSRAPVSDAVMLDLSRLDRILDIDLAHGSVRIEPGVTFRQLDAALRAREADWHVPAFGGPPDASVLANALDGGRGRGCSAIGSGSSGTSTWR
- a CDS encoding aldehyde dehydrogenase family protein produces the protein MTGAPGPNARRDAEAAYPALALVVGGRWIGAEERPTVPVVDPGTERVLGHLPVADEADLDRAIEAAHDAFPGWRDTPALARGRILRAAAGWLRAHRRDWAGLIALELGKPLAQAEAEAETACEMIDWAAEEGRRLYGRDIPPRTSGLRLTAFSEPVGPVGAIAGWNAPAITPARKIAGALGAGCSIVLKPSEATPASGLILARAFAEAGLPPGVLNLVFGDPPAIGRRLATDPRLRMLSFTGGTSVGKDLAALCAATMKRMVMELGGHAPVIVLADCDVEAVARAGAAAKYRNGGQVCTSPTRFLVEAPAYRRFADAFVGAAQALKVGDPFAAGTQMGPLQNARRAAAIRALLADARPRATLSEGSAPEGPGFWQAPAVLTDLGPEARAWHEEPFGPLAVLAPCAGLDAAIAEANRLSLGLAAYAFTSSLAAAERLGREVQAGTLAVNHWSASFPETPFGGVKDSGFGLEGGQEGVMAFRQQRFVSVAS
- a CDS encoding alpha/beta fold hydrolase, which codes for MSAPVYEPITGRYLRVDLLGKPHRVYVEEAGEGVPLLCLHTAGSDSRQWRGVMNDPGILSRFRVIAFDLPWHGKSSPPAGWHEETEYRLTSRDYADVILGVADALGLDRPVAMGCSIGGRIVLHLALDHPERFGAVIGLQSGGHVAPYYDTQWLHRPDVHGEVSAAVVSGLIGPAASDENRWETLWHYMQGGPGVFKGDLYFYKVDGDIRGRLSEIDTARCPVHLLTGEYDYSCTPDDTRAAAASIRGSEAVIMPGIGHFPMSEDPEGFLGHLRPVLDRILSERRP
- a CDS encoding acetate--CoA ligase family protein; the encoded protein is MSPSLGRSLLHPRSVALIGASDDATKTGGRPLAYLRRAGFSGVVYPVNPRRATVQGLRAYPSLSALPEVPDHAFILTPTEGALEAVAACAARGVPLATVLAGGFAEEGEAGRAREAELRRILAGGPTRLLGPNSIGIVNVATGLSLTANGAFAEPEIRRGSVFVASHSGSMIGAILSRGLAKGLGFAGFVSTGSEVDLSLGEICAATLDDPAIEAYALFLETITHGADIRRFAVAAAARGKPVIAYKLGRSAQGAELSQSHTGAIAGEDGIADAFLRDCGIARVETLEGLIEGIPLVRRVGVPERPLRPKVAVVTTTGGGAAMVVDQLGLRGIEAAVPSEATMARLNERGVVAPRGRILDLTLAGTRPAVMSAALDTLLAAPEFDLVVAVAGSSARFQPDLLVPAITAAATAAARPLVAFAAPDAPQALAHLAEAGIPSFRTPEACGDAIAAVFGRRPAKALPPQAGQASGEPRLLDEAAGYAVLARLGLPVAAHAVVEAGATASPIGYPVAVKLLSAEVLHKTELGGVALGIRDDGAFRDAAAGIAGRVSRARPGLAVERLLVQAMASGLGEVLLSVHRDAEAGLVVMLAAGGILAEIHQDRSLRLGPVDRREAVAMIDEVKALRALAGYRGRERGDLDALADAIVALSACGPEIVEAEINPLVVRRKGEGVVAVDAVVRVREDTRIGDPMTGETP